A stretch of DNA from Paenibacillus albus:
GACGGAATAGTGCAATCCGGTAATCCGCCATCACATTCTGTGCAATCAAATTGCTCAGCCAGGTCTGCAGCACGCCAAGCAGCCCCGTTCCGATCGAAATCGTGATGAGCATCAGCGTGTATTCAACAATGAGCGACATATGCTTCTTCTGAATGCCTTCATCAATAATCCGCTGAGTCAGCCATGCAGGAAGTACTCCGCCAAATGACGATGCGAGAATGACGATCGTGACGATAATCGTATAAGGCCAATAAGGCACGAAAGCTCGCAAAGCCCTTCGAAAGATGGCCCAGTCAAAATGCTCGTGCTTAGCAAGCTCCTGCATGCGCCAGCGATTACCTCCGCCTCCCGAACCGCCGCCGGCTCCTAAACCTAGTCCGCGAAAATCCTGCATACCCATTCACCTCCGTCTAATACCGTTTCTTCTGTTACTGCTTCAAGTACCTATTGTACAGCTGTTTGGGAGCTAAGTTAAGTTTCAGCTCGAAGTAGAACGATTCTCTCTTTCGAATCCACTCTTCTCATTTTGTCCAACCCTTCTTGAATATGCATGTAGTAGACAGTCAACGTCATTCTTACAAGCGCTTACATCTTAGAAAAGGGGAAGGGGTGCTCCCATGAGCTTGATCCGCATGGAACATATCAGCAAATACTTCCGAATGGGCGGCGAAACAATCAAAGCGCTGGACGACATTAACCTCGTCATCTCGCAGGGCGAATTCGTGGCCATTATCGGCCCGTCAGGGTCGGGCAAATCGACACTAATGAATGTGTTAGGGTGTCTGGATGCGGCTGATACAGGAGTCTATGCAATTGAAGAACAAGTGGTCTCTAAGCTGCGTTCGAACCAGCTCGCTGAATTGCGCAACAAGAAAATCGGCTTTATCTTTCAGCAATTCAACTTGCTGCCGCGGCTAAGCGCTTACGAGAACGTAGAGCTTCCGCTCATCTATCGAGGCGTAGGAAAAAAAACGAGACACAAGCTGGTGCTAGAAATGCTGGAGATGGTCGATCTTCTGGAGCGTAAGGATCATAAGCCGACCGAGCTGTCAGGTGGTCAACAGCAGCGCGTCGCGATCGCTCGTGCGCTTGTTGGCGATCCGCCGATCGTGCTTGCTGACGAACCGACAGGCGCATTGGACACGCAGACAGGCATCGAAGTTTTAAACTTGATGAACAAGATGAACGCGCTCGGCCGCACGATCATCCTGATTACGCACGATCCATCGATTGCCGCGTGCGCTAAGCGAATCATCAAAGTGCAGGACGGGCAAATTTCGAGCGACTCCGCGGAGCTGGCATAGAGATTCTGCAAGCTCCAAACAGCACCACACTTGCTGAACAAGGGTGGTGCTGTTTGGAGCTTGTTCTATTATAAAATTGTTCATCTTCTCACTTATTTGCAACAGTTGTACCGCATAGCATGCGACTCCCTAGCCTCAATGTTATTTATGCTGAATCAGACCAAACCGAATGCCCTGCGGATCGAATAAGTAGGCCAGATAAAATTCACCGAAATCCATGATGTCCAGATCCAGTTTTGCGCCATTCTCGATTGCACTTGAGATGCTCTCTTCGATGGCATCCACTTGAATGGTGACTTGCACGCGTTGCGAAATGTCCTTCGGGGCTCGTGTAATCCCGCCATCAATACCCGGCAATTTGTTCAATCCGGTCGTTACAGGCCAGTAATCCCAATTCGGCTCCCCGATCTTCCAATCAAACACTTTGGAATAAAATGCTGCTGCGCCTTCCGGATCTTGTGAACCCAAATCAAACAAAATGACGCGGTTCATAGATTCACTCCTTTATCAATTTGACTATAATCGCACTCTCCTCCACTATAGAACATATGTTCTATTTTGTAAATATTAACATACAATGATGCACGATCAATCACTGAACTGCAGCCTAAACTGCACCGGAGTCATCCCCGACAGCCTGCGAAACGTATGTACAAAATGGCTATCATCCTGGAATCCCACAGTAAGCGCCACTTCTCTCACCGTCAGCTTTTGTTTGGCGAGCAGCAGCTCCTTCGACTTCTGGATCCGGAACTGCAGCAAGTATTGATATGGACTTATGCCCCAGCTTTTGCGAAACAGCGTATTGAGATGCTGAGGGGTGATAGCTAGAGTAGCGGCCAGCTGATCGAGACCAAGTAAGGGGTTGCCATACTCCTCCTCAATGAGCAGATAGATTGGAGTCAGCCTTTCGTGGCCTGCAGACAAGGAGCTTTGACCGCTAATCTGTCCATACTGTTTTAGTTGGGTAAGAAAGGCGTAGACTTCAAGGGAACCATTGACACCGGCGAGATCGAAGCTATATTTGCACTTCTCTTCTGCTGTTTCGTGGATGCGCGCCAGCGGACAATCCGGCTCCCATCCGATTGGCTGAGCCTGCGGAAGCTTTAGCGAGGTCGTAATCGGGCTTGCCAGCGCTCCGTCAAAAGTCATATACCAGATCTCCCATTTGTCGGTCACCGCATGATAATGATGGGGAACGTTAGGCTTCATGAGAATACCCTGGTTCTCTTGCAGACGGAACGTACTGCCCCCTACCGTAAAATCTCCGCATCCCCTAATCGTGTGCAGCCAATGAAACGAAGGAAACCCGTGCTCTCTATGGATCGGGAGCTGTTCATTGTCATGGCCCATACTGGTCAGATGCAAGGGCAGGCTGCGGTCCCATTCCGTCGTCACGAAATACGTGCTGTAGTTTGGTCTCAGGATTCGTCTCCTACTTTCATTTTTTCATATCAATAATGAAATTTATTATATATTAAACGCGGATTTATTGAACTACAATAATTTTATGATTTGCATTTTATTATATTAATTCCTGAAACGGAGTGAATTTGCCATGACCGTAAAGCTTGGTGTTATTGGTACCGGAGGAATCGCGAATCACCATTTGAAGAACCTTGCGAAGATGGACGGAGTCGAAATGACTGCATTCTTCGACGTTGACTCATCTCGAGCCGAGAAAGCGGCTTCCGAATTCGCTGGTGCGAAAGCGTTTACAAACCTCGACAACATGCTGGATGATCGCAAGCTGGACGGCGTGTACGTCTGTGTTCCTCCAATGGCTCACGGAGATGCGGAGCTGAAGCTCGTGGAACGCGCAATCCCCTTTCTCGTCGAGAAGCCGCTAGGCATCAACAATGAACTGCCCGCCCTCATCGCTGAGAAGTGAAAGGCAAGCAGTTGATCACTTCCGTCGGGTACCACTGGAGATATGAAGAGTCTGCTGCTCAGGCGAAGAAGCTTCTCGAAGGCGCTCAGCAAGGCATGGCGCTCGGATACTGGATGGGCGGCATGCCAATGGTTCCATGGTGGAGAGTCATGAACGGCTCCGGCGGTCAATTCGTGGAGCAAACGACGCATATCGTTGACTTGCTCCGATACTTGTGCGGCGAAGTCAAAGAAGTCTATGCGGCTTACGCGCTTCAGATTATGGATAAGCAAGTTCCAGGCACCGACGTTCCAGATGTAGGTTCAGTAACGATGAAGCTGGCGAATGGTACGATTGCGACGATTTCCAATACATGCGCAATTCCTGTCGGTCACCATGTCGGACTTGACCTCTATACGAACCGCGGCGTGCTTGAGATCAGAGGCGGAACGCTTCGCGATATCACTCCTGAAGGCACCAACACGTTCAGCGGCAGCAAGAACGCTTACAACACCGAAGACGAAGCATTTGTTTGTGCCTTGCGTACCGGCGACTCTTCCCAGATCCTTTCGAATTACGAAGATGCGCTACGTACGCACGCGGTTACGATTGCCGCGAATGAGTCTGCTGTATCGGGCAAGCCAGTCACTTTAAACTACTAGCAAAGGCGGTTAATGATAATGAAATTTTCACTCTGTATCGGCGCTTACTCTGGCAAAGACGAGATCTATCATCTCGAGAAAATCAAAGAACACGGCCTTCATGGTCTTGAGTATTATGCATGGTGGGATCTGCCCGACATCCGTCGCATGGCGAAGGAGCAGGAGCGTATTGGCGTCGGCATCAACGCAACCTGCACGAAGTTCATCAGCCTTGTGAACGAATCGCTTCGCGATGCTTACATCGAAGGCGTACGCCAATCGATCGAAGCTTGCAAGATCCTTAACGTTCGTTCAATGATTACGCAAACGGGTAACGTTCTCGACGGTATTCCGCGTTACATACAACGTGCCAACATGATCGAGACGCTGAAGCGCTGTGCGCCTCTGCTTGAAGAAGCTGGCGTCGTTCTCGAGATAGAGCCGCTGAACGGTATTGTGGACCATGCCGGACATTTCTCCCAACGTTCGGACGAATCCGTTTACATCGTTGACCAAGTCGGAAGTCGGAACGTGAAGCTCGTATTCGATGTGTACCATCAGCAGATAACCGAAGGCAATGTCACTCGTAATGCTGTGAATTACATCGATCGGATCAACCACTTCCATATCGCGGATAACCCGGGCCGCAAGCAGCCAGGTACTGGCGAGCTCAACTATGTCCATATCCTTAAATCGATTAAAGGAACCGGATTCGACGGCTTCGTCGGTCTAGAATGCGGTTATACCGTTGATACGGACATTGCGATCGAACAATTCAAGCGCGACATCGTAACGCCTGCATTAGGTTAATGCAACTGAACTGAATATGAATGCTTCGTAAGATCGAAAAAGGAGGAACCCGAGGTTCCTCCTTTCTTTCTTGCGTCTTACTCGAAGCAGCGGATTACTGCACCCCGAAGGTAAATACCGCATCTTCGTCTGGTGACAAGCTGTTGTAATCCCGGATCGAGTCCGCGCCTCTGCTCGTGTACGCGATTGTTCCGATCTTGCCCGAAGTGAGCGACGGCACTTTCAGTATGATCGTTTTCCCGTCCAGACTTCCTTCAGTAGACGTGATGGAATTGCCATCTACAACGATATTGAAGAAATTCGTTTCATCCTTGTAGCCCTTGATTGGCTCACTGAACGTAATCTTGATCGCCGTTCCTTGCGCGTCCACTTGTGCAATGGAAGGAATGGCATTATTCGCGCTTGAAGCGGTAAAGAGATAGGCACTGCTGTTATCCGAGTCCTTCAGCGATACGCCTTGATCGTCCAAGATCCGACCGCGGTCCGCATTGTACTCCAAGCGGTAGCGCTGATTGGAACTCAGAGGATCGAGCCGATCCGCGTTTAAGTATACCGTAATCGCCTTGCGGTCGGAGGACTGGACGAAGCTCGCGTTGCCGCTAGATTGAATGTCGACTTTGTTGCCGCTGGACACGGCGTAAAGCGAGAAGCCTCCTGCATTATCAAGCCATACCGGCTCGCTGAATTGAATCTCGAATGTGTAGCGATCCGTCGATACGACCTTCGAGACAACCGGCGCTTGATTGGACGTTGCCGTACCCGCGAACACAACTTGATAAGGATCGGAGCCATCCTGCGTGCGAATGGCGTTCCAGCCCGCTGCATCCTTGATGCTGTCTTTGAAGCGCAGCCGGTACGTTTTGCCGGACCTCACGTCGTCGTCAAGATACAGAGTAACTTCGGTAACGATGCTGTTCGTGTCGTTAATGCTGGTTCCGATGATGCCGATCGTCGAGCTGTCATCGCGCAGAACAGAGAAGCCGGACGCGCTGACGCCCCGAACGGGCTCGCTGAACGTTACCTTAACCGCTCTGCTGTTCAAAGCCGACACCTGCGACGCATAAGGTACATCGTTTATTTTCTCTGTACCTGGGAATACCTTCTGATCCGCCCCGTCCTTCGTGACCAAACCAGGCAAATCAGAAATTCGTCCGGTGTAGACATGCCCTGCTACGAAAAGTGAAGGATTGCTCGATTGCTTCGTCTTCAGCTGAATCACAACCACGTTATTCGTGCCGGACTTGCGGGTGACGTACTCGCTCCAATCACGCGAATCGACATCCCGGTTGTTGTCCTTCAGAATGGTCAAGTCGAGCGAAGCGACCTCGGAGTCGGACAACGCACGGCTGAAAGTTGCTTGAACCGTGTTCTGATTGACGACTTCGAACTTCTGAAGCTCGACTGAGCCGACCGTCTCGCGGTCGCTGCCGACGAATTGAATGCGCGTATCCGTGGCAATCGCGTTGCCGCTCAGGTCCTTCACTTGATTGATGGTGACGGAATAAACGCCACCCGGCGTCTGCGCGTTGGTCGTGAGCGTGACTGACTTCTTCGCGTCATCGTACACCGCGCTCTTGACCGTTCCGAGATTACCGCTCAGCTTGTAGTTGCTTACTCGGTTCGCCGTACTCGCGTCCAGTCGCTCGCTATAGGTTAAGACTACTTGGCGCGCTGCCGCTTGAATACCGACTACGGTCGGAGCAGTGCGGTCAATGAAGCCGCCAAAATACAGGCCTGTCGCCTTATCCATCAAGTTGCCCGCCAAGTCGGAGATCCCTTGAACCGTCAACGTATACAGCACGGCGTCCGTCTGCTTCGACGTCGTGAGAATGACTGTATCTCCGCCGGTATCGAGAATAACGTTAGTTACTTTGAGATTGTTATTGATCGTGTAATTCGATGCTTTCTTCGCCTGATCCGCGTTGACCTGCTCGCTAAACTGCACTTCGACGGTCGAATTGCTAAGCACGGATACAGATTTGACATAGGGCTTATTGTGATCATTCGTACCCTTGAAAACAATATCGCGCCGTGTGTTCATGACGTTGCCGGCCAAATCGGCGATATTGCGAATCGTCAGCTTATATTCCTTTCCGTTATCTTGTTCATCCGTGTAAAGCGTTACGGTTTTGCCGTCACTGGCGAGAGTCGCGCGGGTAACACGCAAATCGTTATTAATGCTGTAATTGTTCACGTTGCGAGCATCGCTAGCGTCGACCTTCTCGCTGAAGACGACCTGAACGGTTGAATTGTTCTGCCCAGCGACGGATACGACGGTCGGCCTCGAGCCATCTTGGTCGTAGATGCCGTAGAAATACAAGTCGCTCCGGGAAGTCATCGTGTTGCCCACTAGATCCTTCACGCCGGATACGGACAATCGGTAACGATACCCGTCCTCTTGCGTGCTCGTCGTGATCGTGACTGTCCGGCGATCGTCGGATAACACAAAGCTATAGAGGCTGAGGTCGCCTGAAACAATGTCGTAATGGTCCTGATCTTCTGCCGTGGAACGGCTAACCTGCTCGGAGAACGTCAGCCGAATCGTCCGGTCTCCTAGGCTTTCGACTTTAGTGATGGTAGGCCGAGTAGTGTCGCCCGTGCTGCCTGTGCTGCCGTTGTTATCCCATATAGCAGTATAACGCCAGCTCGTTCCATCCACCGTAAGCGTGTACGTGAGGTACCCTTGCTGCGGCCCCGTTGTGACAATAACGGAATTGCCATTCGAAGACAATGTTGCCGTTCTGATCGCGATAGCCGTGCCTTGATCGTCCTTCAACGAGAAGCTGGACAGATCAACCGAGCTGACGACTTTATTCAAATTGATGAGTAGAACGCTGTTCCCTAGCGGTTGAACGCTGCTCACCTGAAGTCTTTGTTGATTTTGCTGCTGATAAACGGCATATGCAGCATCGACGAGCTGACCGCGAGTAGCCGCTAATTTGTAATTGCTCTGATAAGTGATAAAGCCGTGATCAAGGGCGCTGCTTACCGAGCCCTTAGCCCAAGCAGATACGCTCCCCGTCACCGATGAACTGCCGTTTCCGTAGCCATAAGCCCGGACCAGCACGGCTGCCAGCTGCTCAACCGTTACGTTAGCCGCGGGAGAGAATTTGCGCACGCCGGTTCCCGTCATAAGCCCCGCATTGTTCACAGCCTCGACTTCTTGATAGGACCATCTCGTCTTCAACACATCGTTGAAGCTCGGGATCGCCGGGTTGGTCTCTGAAAGTCCCCAGAGCCGGTACAGCACGGCGGCGAATTGTTCGCGCGTCATCGATTGGTATAGCCCTGCGCTTCCGTCCCCAAGTCCGGTGAAAATTCCTTCACCCTTCAGCACGTCGAATTTGTCTTGCGTGGAAAGCGACTCTGCACCTACAGGGAAAGCTGGAATCGCAAGCGTCAGCAGCAGCAATGCGATTAGCAATTTCCGCATTCGTTTCATGCCCTAACCTCCTTTTTTGCGAGCCAAGAAGACCCGCTGCTTGGAATAACTGTTAACTTAGACGCGAGCAAGTTACATAATGTTGCGCTGATAAAATCAATTAGGCCTTCTGTCGAAAATTGAAATTTCCGCATAAATACTGGGACAAGCGACAAAAAGAACCCCTTTTTCATTGGGGTTCGATAATATCTTCTATCTTTTTGAAGTAACAAATTGTATCAATTTGTTGGGATTTAGTGTGAATATTTTTTTTGGAGACTTCTGTCCGTTCCCCTTTTCAGCTTAAACAAGATTTGTCTGGCCGGAACATTTACATGCTATAGCATGTAAATGGCGATAATATAGGACAATAAGCTCAATAGCATTGCAGGAATCGCTTTCTTAAACGGATCTCTTGCAACCACAATCAACATAAAGGCAGCGACCAGCATTGTCGTACCCAGCAGCAAACCTGCTAATAAGGCCGAGATTGGGAACCAATATCCCGCAATCATGCCGATCGCCCCGACGATCTCGATAAAACCGGTCAGAAAGTTAAATAAAGACGGAAGGCCAAGCTTTTTGAATTCATTTGCCATCTTTCCGGATATGATTGTCGTGCCTGTGAAAATAAAGAATGCCCCCAACACCGCTTGCAAAATCGTAATTAACATGACAGATTCACTCTCTTTCCTCGATGTAATGAAACGGATATTTCTGCGAACTATATGCTATAGCATATAAATGGCATACTACTAAGCTCTATTCCTCCTTTACGTTAATATAAAGTTTATGAAGTGTTTCGTGTAGCACAGCAAGTTCATCCTGAGTCATATTACGGGTCAGAACATCATGCGCTTCTTTTACAACAGGTAAAAGACTCGTTTTCAGATGCATCCCTTTGGTGCTAAGAAACAGGTCATGGGAACGTTTGTCGTGGTCGTTCTGCAATCGCTTCACCATGCCTTTCTTCTCGAGCGAAGAAATCATTCTGACAACCGTGGTTTGATCTCTGTCTATCGCTTCGGCAACCTCTTTCTGCGTCATCGCCCGTTCGGAATCAAGAACGCTGATGATCCCCCATTGTTCCGGTGTGACTTCGTAGGGCTTCAATTTCTTGACAAAGAAATTTGTAAGTTTCATATCGGTTTGATGGATAAGAAAGCCTGTAAGATCAAATAAATTCATAGTTAGACCTCGCGTTATTTAGAGTTATATTTCATTTATATGCTATAGCATATATTAATGCACATCTCTCGAATTGTCAAACGAACTGCAGCTGCGTTATTATACACCACGCTAATGTATCGGAATCCACCATTTTTTATATTTATGCACAAACCGACTTATGGTATATTACTAGAATTGCACAGTATATCATCAGGAGGAATACGTTTTGCACAACAATGTAACATTAAAGCGGTCTCTAGGGCTTTGGTCGATTGTCATGCTTGGACTCGGCTATATGGCTCCGATGGCTTTGTTTGACACTTTTGGAATTGTATCGGGATCTACCGATGGACATGTGCCGGTCGCTTATGCGATTGCACTTATCGCCATGCTTTTTACGGCATTCAGTTACGGGAGAATGGTAAAGGTTTACCCAAGCGCAGGTTCAGCTTATACGTATACCCAAAAAACGATGAATCCTCATCTTGGTTTCTTGGTAGGCTGGTCATCCTTGCTCGATTATTTGCTTCTCCCGATGGTCAATACGCTGCTTTCGCAAATTTATCTCTCTGCTATATTTCCCGGCGTTCCGAAATGGATTTGGGTTGTAGCCTTCGTCCTGGTTATTACCTGCGCGAATATATGGAGCCTCACTTCAATTGCTAAGTTCAATTCATTATTGGTGCTCTATCAAGTGCTTATCGTTGTATTCTTTATCATTCTCTCAGTCAAGGAGTTAATGCATGGTGCAGGGTATGGAAGCGTTCTTGCTTCAGGACCTCTATATGATCCGGATATGCGAATCTCCGCCTTGGTCATTGGCGCTACGGTTCTGTGCTTCTCCTTTCTAGGTTTCGATGCAGTAACCACGTATTCGGAGGAAACCACTAATCCGGCTGCTACGATTCCTAAAGCGATTTTTCTTACGGCGCTCATTGGCGGGTTGTTATTTATCATCGGATCCTATTTTGCCCATGCGGTCTTCCCTGACGTTGCCAGCTTCAATGATCCCGACGCGGCTTCGCCCGAGATTGCCCTTTATGTTGGCGGAAAAGTGTTTCAGTTATTCTTTTTGGCAGCTTCATTCGCTTCTACCGTTGCATCTGGACTTTCCTCGCATGCAAGTGTCTCCCGCCTGCTGTATGTGATGGGCCGAGATAACGTACTGCCAAACAAGCTATTCGGTTACGTGCATCCACGGTTGAGAACGCCTGTCGTAAATATCATTCTTGTCGGACTGATCTCAATGACGGCTCTCTTCTTCAATTTGGAGACAGCGTCTTCTTTCATTAGCTTTGGGGCTCTAATTGCATTTACGTTCGTTAATCTGTCTGTAATTGTGCACTATGCATGGAGAAGGAAAATGTATTCAACTGTACCCGCCTTCCTCTCTCATATCGTTATCCCAACTATAGGTGCGATTTTCGTCTTTGTGCTGTGGTTTAATCTGGAACACAACTCCTTTATGCTTGGCCTCGGCTGGGCGGCATTAGGTATGATCTACCTTATGTATGTGACGAAAGGGTTCAGAGTCTCCTCCGTTAACGTCAACATACAATTCGAGGAGGCCGGCTAACTCGATTTAATATGAATTTAATCAGGCTGCCTAATTGGCAGCCTATTCTATTTCCCGTTATCCTGAGAGACTCGTTCCAGTTATGCTATAATATTGAAAAAACAGGAATGGGGTAATTGGCATGGGTTTGTTCACGGAATGGGTACGTTTTGGACATGGCGAGTGTTATTCCGGCTACTTTGCGAAACCAGATCGCGATGACAAAGAACTGCCGAGTGTGATCGTATTGCAAGAAATTTGGGGCGTCGATGAGCATATCCAAGACATCACCAGGCGTTTCGCGCAGGCAGGCTATGCCGCATTCGCTCCTGCATTATTCGGGGAAAATGGCGGCTACAAGCCTGGGCTTGACCCGGACAGCGTCCTATTGCTGCGCCGGTTTATGGATGGGCTTCCTCACGGACACTGGCAGGACCCTGCCAAACGCGGAGAAGCGCTGGCCGCTTATCCGGAGAAGGAACGAGTGTCGATCGAGACGACGATGAAGCATATGTTCGATCCGGCCGTTCGGGAGTCTTACATTGATACGGCGTTAGCTGCAAGTGATTGGCTTCGCAACGAGCGCCCGGAAACGAAAGGAAATCGGATTGGAGCCGTCGGATTCTGCATGGGCGGCATGCTGTCGGCGTTGCTGGCAAGTCGGGACCACTCCTTGAACGCATCGAT
This window harbors:
- a CDS encoding ABC transporter ATP-binding protein — encoded protein: MSLIRMEHISKYFRMGGETIKALDDINLVISQGEFVAIIGPSGSGKSTLMNVLGCLDAADTGVYAIEEQVVSKLRSNQLAELRNKKIGFIFQQFNLLPRLSAYENVELPLIYRGVGKKTRHKLVLEMLEMVDLLERKDHKPTELSGGQQQRVAIARALVGDPPIVLADEPTGALDTQTGIEVLNLMNKMNALGRTIILITHDPSIAACAKRIIKVQDGQISSDSAELA
- a CDS encoding VOC family protein, whose protein sequence is MNRVILFDLGSQDPEGAAAFYSKVFDWKIGEPNWDYWPVTTGLNKLPGIDGGITRAPKDISQRVQVTIQVDAIEESISSAIENGAKLDLDIMDFGEFYLAYLFDPQGIRFGLIQHK
- a CDS encoding AraC family transcriptional regulator, which encodes MTTEWDRSLPLHLTSMGHDNEQLPIHREHGFPSFHWLHTIRGCGDFTVGGSTFRLQENQGILMKPNVPHHYHAVTDKWEIWYMTFDGALASPITTSLKLPQAQPIGWEPDCPLARIHETAEEKCKYSFDLAGVNGSLEVYAFLTQLKQYGQISGQSSLSAGHERLTPIYLLIEEEYGNPLLGLDQLAATLAITPQHLNTLFRKSWGISPYQYLLQFRIQKSKELLLAKQKLTVREVALTVGFQDDSHFVHTFRRLSGMTPVQFRLQFSD
- a CDS encoding Gfo/Idh/MocA family protein produces the protein MTVKLGVIGTGGIANHHLKNLAKMDGVEMTAFFDVDSSRAEKAASEFAGAKAFTNLDNMLDDRKLDGVYVCVPPMAHGDAELKLVERAIPFLVEKPLGINNELPALIAEK
- a CDS encoding Gfo/Idh/MocA family protein, translating into MITSVGYHWRYEESAAQAKKLLEGAQQGMALGYWMGGMPMVPWWRVMNGSGGQFVEQTTHIVDLLRYLCGEVKEVYAAYALQIMDKQVPGTDVPDVGSVTMKLANGTIATISNTCAIPVGHHVGLDLYTNRGVLEIRGGTLRDITPEGTNTFSGSKNAYNTEDEAFVCALRTGDSSQILSNYEDALRTHAVTIAANESAVSGKPVTLNY
- a CDS encoding TIM barrel protein produces the protein MKFSLCIGAYSGKDEIYHLEKIKEHGLHGLEYYAWWDLPDIRRMAKEQERIGVGINATCTKFISLVNESLRDAYIEGVRQSIEACKILNVRSMITQTGNVLDGIPRYIQRANMIETLKRCAPLLEEAGVVLEIEPLNGIVDHAGHFSQRSDESVYIVDQVGSRNVKLVFDVYHQQITEGNVTRNAVNYIDRINHFHIADNPGRKQPGTGELNYVHILKSIKGTGFDGFVGLECGYTVDTDIAIEQFKRDIVTPALG
- a CDS encoding Ig-like domain-containing protein, which produces MKRMRKLLIALLLLTLAIPAFPVGAESLSTQDKFDVLKGEGIFTGLGDGSAGLYQSMTREQFAAVLYRLWGLSETNPAIPSFNDVLKTRWSYQEVEAVNNAGLMTGTGVRKFSPAANVTVEQLAAVLVRAYGYGNGSSSVTGSVSAWAKGSVSSALDHGFITYQSNYKLAATRGQLVDAAYAVYQQQNQQRLQVSSVQPLGNSVLLINLNKVVSSVDLSSFSLKDDQGTAIAIRTATLSSNGNSVIVTTGPQQGYLTYTLTVDGTSWRYTAIWDNNGSTGSTGDTTRPTITKVESLGDRTIRLTFSEQVSRSTAEDQDHYDIVSGDLSLYSFVLSDDRRTVTITTSTQEDGYRYRLSVSGVKDLVGNTMTSRSDLYFYGIYDQDGSRPTVVSVAGQNNSTVQVVFSEKVDASDARNVNNYSINNDLRVTRATLASDGKTVTLYTDEQDNGKEYKLTIRNIADLAGNVMNTRRDIVFKGTNDHNKPYVKSVSVLSNSTVEVQFSEQVNADQAKKASNYTINNNLKVTNVILDTGGDTVILTTSKQTDAVLYTLTVQGISDLAGNLMDKATGLYFGGFIDRTAPTVVGIQAAARQVVLTYSERLDASTANRVSNYKLSGNLGTVKSAVYDDAKKSVTLTTNAQTPGGVYSVTINQVKDLSGNAIATDTRIQFVGSDRETVGSVELQKFEVVNQNTVQATFSRALSDSEVASLDLTILKDNNRDVDSRDWSEYVTRKSGTNNVVVIQLKTKQSSNPSLFVAGHVYTGRISDLPGLVTKDGADQKVFPGTEKINDVPYASQVSALNSRAVKVTFSEPVRGVSASGFSVLRDDSSTIGIIGTSINDTNSIVTEVTLYLDDDVRSGKTYRLRFKDSIKDAAGWNAIRTQDGSDPYQVVFAGTATSNQAPVVSKVVSTDRYTFEIQFSEPVWLDNAGGFSLYAVSSGNKVDIQSSGNASFVQSSDRKAITVYLNADRLDPLSSNQRYRLEYNADRGRILDDQGVSLKDSDNSSAYLFTASSANNAIPSIAQVDAQGTAIKITFSEPIKGYKDETNFFNIVVDGNSITSTEGSLDGKTIILKVPSLTSGKIGTIAYTSRGADSIRDYNSLSPDEDAVFTFGVQ
- a CDS encoding DoxX family protein, whose protein sequence is MLITILQAVLGAFFIFTGTTIISGKMANEFKKLGLPSLFNFLTGFIEIVGAIGMIAGYWFPISALLAGLLLGTTMLVAAFMLIVVARDPFKKAIPAMLLSLLSYIIAIYML
- a CDS encoding MarR family winged helix-turn-helix transcriptional regulator; this encodes MNLFDLTGFLIHQTDMKLTNFFVKKLKPYEVTPEQWGIISVLDSERAMTQKEVAEAIDRDQTTVVRMISSLEKKGMVKRLQNDHDKRSHDLFLSTKGMHLKTSLLPVVKEAHDVLTRNMTQDELAVLHETLHKLYINVKEE
- a CDS encoding APC family permease codes for the protein MHNNVTLKRSLGLWSIVMLGLGYMAPMALFDTFGIVSGSTDGHVPVAYAIALIAMLFTAFSYGRMVKVYPSAGSAYTYTQKTMNPHLGFLVGWSSLLDYLLLPMVNTLLSQIYLSAIFPGVPKWIWVVAFVLVITCANIWSLTSIAKFNSLLVLYQVLIVVFFIILSVKELMHGAGYGSVLASGPLYDPDMRISALVIGATVLCFSFLGFDAVTTYSEETTNPAATIPKAIFLTALIGGLLFIIGSYFAHAVFPDVASFNDPDAASPEIALYVGGKVFQLFFLAASFASTVASGLSSHASVSRLLYVMGRDNVLPNKLFGYVHPRLRTPVVNIILVGLISMTALFFNLETASSFISFGALIAFTFVNLSVIVHYAWRRKMYSTVPAFLSHIVIPTIGAIFVFVLWFNLEHNSFMLGLGWAALGMIYLMYVTKGFRVSSVNVNIQFEEAG
- a CDS encoding dienelactone hydrolase family protein; amino-acid sequence: MGLFTEWVRFGHGECYSGYFAKPDRDDKELPSVIVLQEIWGVDEHIQDITRRFAQAGYAAFAPALFGENGGYKPGLDPDSVLLLRRFMDGLPHGHWQDPAKRGEALAAYPEKERVSIETTMKHMFDPAVRESYIDTALAASDWLRNERPETKGNRIGAVGFCMGGMLSALLASRDHSLNASIIFYGSPLQKEQLSSIACPVQGHYGELDPGITSKVPEFEAAMEELGKSIEVHVYAGAPHAFFNDGRPTYRADAAREAFARTLAFFSEHIG